The following proteins are co-located in the Trichomycterus rosablanca isolate fTriRos1 chromosome 14, fTriRos1.hap1, whole genome shotgun sequence genome:
- the si:ch211-63p21.8 gene encoding kelch-like protein 33, with amino-acid sequence MEFTRRYLPMEWEERWRKEKERRKMVMEEGGERVEEENRRLQWIKAYNDCRIGVIKKEQPENSNSEILKMENENQWNKKQETKRFSRDTYPTEISQAMEEMKHCSILTDLTLITKNGENVYAHSLVLAAVSSVIQRLLCKKDAKKETEIVLHLDPEVSDLGISAVLEFAYTGTITGLNRQPLDEIQTAAKCLVAPQIVELCRKTEERKKNTDEQKKILDKSRIPDEEQMNANLQSMRKLWEERVGCDVKLEAEERIFHAHRVILSANSDYFRAMFSSGMRESKQSSVSLLFIGASELEALLHYCYTGDLFLDWGCIFDITSTALQFQFLPVLSLCLSYMQNQINIYNCLDVVQFAEAYMLKDLFDMAEDFIHIHFQEVVGTPVFLELPAQKLLDLLSHDSLCVTSELAVFRAVVAWIEADLVQRLPMAQKVMEVVRFPLMTFREFREVRAINLQMECHGDELCLYSSALKEFGFGSPEVHPRIHYPKDVLVVVGGDQANLDNGMRLPSKQLWFANSLCNGTGMVKNTEWRMLGEMPDKVRFRHGVGVIDGKLYVAGGCHYYAEKNTMKSAYRYDPSKNLWKKLSDMQEYRSNFIMVVRGDHLYAIGGDKELNTNLDSVEKYSPDTDTWSFTHLLDQPLSGHAAVVWDGEIFISGGFNCKFQCLVSMFLYHPEQGTTYLADMTHDRAQHCMETLADRFYVAGGVSNFEKFYTDQLSCESYDPISDSWTAFTPLPLSHVGGASAVQEEKFYILGGYCQEDYSENRLIHRYNPGTQRWETMGKLAGPVTDIRGCLLHISDHLRK; translated from the exons ATGGAGTTCACAAGGCGTTACCTACCTATGGAATGGGAGGAGCGGTGGAGAAAAGAGAAAGAGCGACGGAAAATGGTGATGGAAGAAGGAGGGGAGAGGGTTGAGGAGGAGAACAGGAGGTTACAATGGATAAAGGCATACAATGACTGCAGAATTGGGGTAATAAAGAAGGAGCAGCCAGAGAACTCAAACAGTGAGATATTAAAGATGGAAAATGAAAATCAGTGGAATAAAAAGCAGGAGACTAAAAGATTTAGCAGAGATACTTACCCAACTGAAATCTCCCAAGCTATGGAGGAAATGAAGCACTGCTCTATTCTTACTGACTTGACCCTGATTACCAAGAATGGAGAAAATGTCTATGCCCACTCTCTAGTATTGGCTGCAGTGAGCTCAGTCATCCAGCGGTTACTCTGTAAGAAAGATGCGAAGAAAGAAACTGAGATAGTTTTGCATTTGGATCCTGAAGTATCTGATTTGGGAATATCTGCAGTCCTGGAGTTTGCCTACACTGGAACCATCACTGGTTTGAACAGACAACCTTTGGATGAGATTCAGACGGCCGCTAAGTGTCTGGTAGCGCCCCAGATTGTGGAGCTCTGCAGAAAAACAGaggagagaaagaaaaatacagatgaacagaaaaaaatactGGATAAGAGCAGAATTCCAGATGAAGAACAGATGAATGCCAATCTGCAGTCTATGAGAAAGTTGTGGGAAGAAAGAGTTGGCTGTGATGTAAAGCTGGAGGCTGAAGAAAGAATATTTCATG CTCATAGAGTCATCCTGAGTGCCAACAGTGACTACTTTCGTGCCATGTTTAGCAGCGGTATGAGAGAAAGCAAACAATCCTCGGTGTCCCTGCTATTCATTGGAGCATCGGAACTTGAAGCCCTTCTACACTACTGCTACACTGGAGACCTTTTTCTTGACTGGGGTTGCATTTTTGACATCACCTCCACTGCCCTTCAGTTCCAGTTCCTCCCTGTTCTCTCACTTTGCCTCAGCTACATGCAGAACCAAATCAATATTTACAACTGTCTGGATGTAGTTCAATTTGCAGAAGCTTATATGCTTAAGGACTTGTTCGATATGGCAGAAGACTTTATCCATATACACTTCCAGGAGGTTGTTGGCACTCCAGTGTTCCTGGAGCTACCAGCCCAAAAGCTGTTGGATCTGCTTAGCCATGATTCCTTGTGTGTTACATCCGAGCTGGCAGTGTTCCGAGCGGTGGTAGCATGGATTGAGGCAGATCTGGTCCAGAGGTTACCTATGGCCCAGAAGGTCATGGAAGTGGTACGCTTCCCACTCATGACCTTCCGGGAGTTTCGCGAGGTTCGGGCTATTAACCTGCAGATGGAATGCCATGGTGATGAATTGTGTCTGTACAGCTCAGCACTTAAAGAATTTGGGTTTGGAAGTCCAGAAGTTCACCCTCGCATACACTACCCCAAGGATGTCCTTGTTGTTGTGGGAGGTGATCAGGCAAATCTAGACAATGGCATGCGTCTTCCAAGCAAGCAGCTGTGGTTTGCTAATTCTCTGTGTAATGGCACAGGAATGGTTAAGAATACAGAGTGGAGGATGTTAGGAGAAATGCCAGATAAAGTCAGGTTCAGACATGGAGTAGGCGTAATTGATGGGAAGCTCTATGTAGCAGGAGGCTGCCACTACTACGCTGAAAAAAACACAATGAAATCTGCATACAG GTATGATCCTTCAAAGAACTTGTGGAAGAAATTGTCTGATATGCAGGAGTACAGGAGTAACTTTATAATGGTGGTAAGAGGTGACCATCTGTATGCTATTGGGGGAGACAAAGAGCTCAACACCAACctggacagtgtggaaaagTACTCACCCGACACTGACACATGGAG CTTTACACATCTGCTGGACCAGCCTTTGAGTGGCCATGCTGCTGTGGTCTGGGACGGAGAGATTTTTATCTCTGGAGGTTTTAACTGCAAGTTCCAGTGCCTGGTATCCATGTTTCTGTACCATCCAGAACAAGGTACTACATATCTAGCTGACATGACTCATGATCGAGCTCAGCACTGCATGGAAACCTTGGCTGACCGCTTCTACGTTGCTGGAGGTGTAAGTAACTTCGAAAAGTTCTACACTGATCAATTATCCTGTGAAAGCTATGATCCTATTAGTGACTCCTGGACTGCATTTACTCCTCTTCCCCTGTCTCATGTCGGTGGAGCCTCAGCTGTCCAGGAGGAGAAGTTCTATATTCTGGGTGGTTATTGTCAAGAAGATTATAGTGAGAACAGACTGATACATCGCTACAACCCTGGAACTCAGAGATGGGAGACTATGGGCAAACTGGCTGGCCCAGTCACAGACATTCGGGGTTGTTTACTTCATATATCTGATCATCTGAGAAAGTAA